The window GGGGCGGGAAAGAagcggggtggtggattttgTGGAAGAAGCAGGAAACATCTTCAAGTCGGGATATAATATTCCTCGGCCGTCGACCTCTCTTCTTTGCGCGCGCGCGCTTCGATCTTTGATGCCAGCCTGGGGCGCGATATACGAAACACGAAACTGCGGCTGAATAGGATCgggttctctctctctctttctttgttGGGCCCGGACCGGCAACTCTGTGTTGTGGCGTTTAGCCCGTGTGCATATCCAACGGTCCGATCAAGAGTGCGAATAGGGGGACAATAAGGTACTGACCAACATTATCGAGACCGACGATTTCAACAACAGGGCAAACCCATGATACGCCCACGACACTCGTTTGAGTTCCAATCTCATAATCGTTGCCAATATGAACGGCAATGATACACCAAAATCACGACCGCGGTCATCGTCGATATCTTCGATAAAATCTTGGTCGCCGTTCAAGAAAAGACGCAATAGTGAAAGCGAGGCTCCGGTTATCGTTCAGGATGTCGAAAAGAAACCCAGTGCCGGGACAGGTAGCCGCAGGAgctctttttccctttcccggAGCTCCTTTTCGCTGTCCCGAAGCAATACTGCCGAAAAGACCATAGTCACAACGACCATGGCGAAGCGACAAGAGCTGGCCGAGCTTTCGAAGACGCTGACGAATTCATATGGGTTTTCGACGCCCGAGACCAAGACCGGGAATGGGAGTGCACGTCCTGAGATGGCAGCGGGTACCAGCGCGGGCGCTGCAGCTGCTAAGAATAACAACCGCAGGCCAGGAACTTCTCGGTGAGTGCggttttcttcttgctcttgtttTCTGTCGCTTTCAGCCCATCAGCTTCCATTTCGTATCAGCTGGTCATTATCTACCCCCTACGCAAAGTTGCAATCGATATCACTCAGCGATGTGGCGTCTGGTGGACGTTGTGGAACATGCAATCGTTTTATGGAAGAACAATAGGGAAAACCTCCGTTGGGCATGGTGTCATCATTCCTCTCGGCACTCGGAAGCCCCCTGTCGCTGGGCCTGGGGGCTAGTGCCCCACGCTGGACTTCCAGGTTTGGGCGAAACCCCCAAGCCGGCAGGTCGGCAGCCTACTTCAAAGTATTTTTTACATTCTTTGTTGCTCTTTGCATGTTTCACAAGCCCATTGAGCCTTGCATGTTCTATTGGCTTTTTTGCTCGGTTTGCTGTCAAGGCTGGCTTGGTGACacacccccttttcatctGCTATCCAGCGATTCGAGCACTGATGCCGCAGCAGCGCAGCGTGTGAACGCTTCCGCGTGCAATTTCCACCATCTGGCTAGTGGCGCCATGTCGAGCCTCTGAGTGCCCAGACACAATCCCACCCCAAAAGTTCAAAGCGGTTAGCGCTTGGCAGGGTCCTCAGCAAGCGCTGAAGCTGACCGTCTTTCCCGACTTCTCGATTCGGAATGCAGCGCTCTTGGTTTCTTGGTTCTTGGTTCTTGGAGCCttggatgtggtggtgatggtgggatggatTTGGAAGCACATGCAGGAACCGCTGGGCCATCAAAGCCGCGCTTCTCCTCTTTGTACCCACAGACAGCCAGACAGGTGTTGGATCTGTTGATCCCACGCTTctcttgtttctttctttgacCGTTCCCAACGCCTGTCATATCCTTATTTGTCCGAGATCTGCATGGTTATCCTTCCCAAGTGTTCATTTAAACGCGCGACTTggcccaccaccagccttgcCTATGACCTTCTTGGCTGATTTCCCCTTTCTTCGCTTGTACTTTCGTTGAATATTATAAGAGATCATTGTTGTGCCGATTATTAACTCCTGTAGACCTCCGCCTTCCTTTTACAACAGACCCTACAATCAGCGAATCGTTTCGATTACGCCCGTCTCCTCCCAGCGGCCCTTCCACCGGTCTTTTCACAGCTCCCCGGACATTCTCACGCAGGCGGATAAGTCGGATAAGAGGGACAGAAGAGACAAGGAGGACAAGCcagaggatgatgatattCGACTGAAACCACCTGCTCCGCGAGTCAAGCCAACAGTGGTAAACACGCCTTTACCACCTGTTTCTCAGCCCAAGCAGTCTGATATTCGTCCGATGACGACAGCCGCCCCGATATCGCCAAGTCGACCGTGGGCAGGAGGGATGCCCTTGGCGATGTATCCGCCAAACGATCAGGAGTTCGTTCTGAGGACGCAGAGAGCAAGTGCAAGGATACAAGAAATTACCAATGGAAACGGGAAGCCCGAGGTCGGGGCCTGTATTAGCGGCTCGCCCACGGATGGCGTACCCACGACCCACAAACCGACAGTCCAGCTTGGTGGCAACACCAGCTCAGCTTTGAATGGTACGGCGGAACGATCGGGGTGGTATGATCGACCAAGACGCCTGTCCAACAACAGCGAGGCCAGCAGCACGGTAGCCAGCAGTGCTTTTTTTGACGGTGAGAGTTTTGATGGACGGATACGTACCATGTCGATGAGCAGCAGTCATACGAGCGTCGATTCTTATCCGATAGGAGGTCCACAGTCACCAGCAGCTCAGCCAAGATGGCAGACACCGTCAAACACGCCGCTCATCATGGGAGCTGGAAACGCTGTGGGGCCATGCTCACAGTCCTACCCGTGGCAAAAACCAGCACCAATCAAGCAGTATCGAAAAAAGGCACAGGGAGAGCTATTTGCGGCATTGCCGGGCGAAGTGTTGGAGCTGATGCTGGAAGAGTTGCGCAAGCTGCATCTTGGCCAGGGCCGGAATAGTTGTGCTACTTGCTGGATGCGCGATTGCTGCTCGGTTGCCCTCAGCGCTCGCAAGTGTCTCAAGTATGCTCGGGAGGCCTTGTATGGGCACATTCACATTGTGGGACATGAGGGCCCGGCCATTAAGAAGCGGACAAAGACGACGTACGGGTCGAGACTGATCTTGCTGAGGCGGACTCTGAGGTCAAACGCCCAGATTGCGGTGATTGTTCGGTCGCTGAAGCCACCTGCATTGCCtcagggggttgggttgacAGAGTACAATGATTTGGTTGCGTCGGTGATCATGGCATGTCCCAGCCTGGAGCGGCTTATTGGATATTACCCGACGTTCAACCACTCTTTCCAAAGGATATTCCAGGCACTCTCCACGCGGcccaagctgaaggagatgagCTGGATTTTGgaaccgtcaccgtcacaacaacagcagcggtCACGACCGGGCGGTCCAAATAGCCATTGGGGCCCGGTAGATCTCACACGGCAGGAAGCCCAGGGATTCTTGGATTTCAACATGAATTGGAAACACCTCACCACACTGGTAGTTCACTGCCATCTCGGTGCCACGCTCAGCCCACCCAACCTCCTAGACCGCACCGTTAGATGTCTTCCAGCCCTCCAGAATCTGTATCTCTCTCACCTGCCACACTCAGCGTTCGATGACAGTTCTCTTCTGGCCCTCCCTCCACTGAAGACACTATCGTTGGCTCATTGCACAGGCGTAACCACCAACGGCCTTTCTGCCCTTGCAACTCGACGCAACAGCAATTCCCTCCACACGCTCACCCTCATTCACTTGAACATCGAATCTCTCCCCGCCATCGCTCGACTATTCTCGTATCTTTACTGCCTCGAAACCTTCAACATTGTTCAGACAATCGCCCCTGCGATACCACCAGACGAGTTCATCATGCTCTTTCCGTATCTCGCGTGCCGAACCCTCAAACGACTGCACTGGGACATTCCATACCTACCAACACAGTCCACACCCTCGGATACCATCCTCGCAAAGTCCATCAGCGCAGGGGGCTTCCCCGCCCTCCGCTACCTCTGCGCGCCGAACGACCCGGAAGGGATCTTCCAGGCTGTCTGCCAGCCGAGAGAAAAGGTCGATTTGCCAGGTGACCGCTTCCGCGGACGAGCCCACAGTTACGGGCACGCACACGCCAACAGCACTTCCTCTCGCCGTCCCAGCTCGTCCCAAGCCTGGCAGGGTTTTGGCTCgggccaccaccgcaacTCGTCCACTGCCTCGTCGCAGCGGTCCGGCAGCGCGCTGGGGTTCTGGGGGAGCAGCAACCGGTCTCGAAGCGGGAGCCGGTCGGGCAGCAGAAGTGGAAACACCCCACCGCCGGTCAGCCCGCTCTTCCCGCCGCCGGATGCGCTGGATATGATGGCGCGGGATAATAGCGATTTGCACcaggcgaggatggcggcgcaGGCGAGGATCGACCAGGCGAAGAAGTATCCGAGGTTTTTCATTCAGGTTTTTGACGAGGGGGGCACCATGAGGGAGAAGTATGGAGTCGGGGCGTTTGTCGGGACGGTGGGGAGCAAGGTTAGGTATGTGCTGACTCCgaatgaggggttgggacagacggacgagggaggggggttggtgacggtggaggatatgattagggatgatgggggggaagcgttggttttggggggaggggagggggatgggagaagcaagaagaagaagggtgcTGGGATTGGGgaacgggaggagggggagaagaggactAGGGAGGGATGTACGGGACGGTGGAATACGTATTCGGGCATGGTGGTTGAtaagaaggacaaggaacggtggtggcatcaggagcgggggaggtggaggcagACGGTCCCTTCTTGAGGAGAGAGAACCATGTTGTATATTGAGCATATTTTTGGACGAGTTGATGATCATGTTGGAAATGCTTTGGCAGATTATCTGGGGTACAAGGTACAAAGTAGGTAGCCAGTTTTTAATCATGAAGCGATGACATACAAGCACATACGTAAAGACTGTACGATGTAGTCAAAATAAGAATATCTCCGGCAACTCAACATCGGTTTAGAGCAATTTCCCTATCGGGCGATCGTGAAGGATGGTTGGGGTGTCATTAACGTtgctgggttagggttgttaCCTTCTGTCGGGATCTGCCGGCTTTGAGCGACAGGGGTAGCTTATCAAACCGGCGGGGATCGGTGGTAGCGCCGACGTCATTTTTCTTTGGCTGGGAGCCGCAGCGGATCTCGGGTTTTTTCCATCATTTCACTAACATCTTGAGCATAACTATCAACAATTACGCGCTTTTAAACACTAGGCTATTCATCTTTGCGAACCTGCACCCTGGACTTACCGATTTAAATCCTCAGAAAAAAACGCACAAACGTCAGAATGCTGTCCTCGCTTGTGTCGTCCTCGCGGCGCGCGGCATCACAAATGTGTGCCTCTTGTCAAAGAGAGGCGAAGAACTCACTGAGATCGAGAGCAGCCTTTTCCAGCCTGTCTGTAACCCCCAGAGAAAGATGCCAAACATCAATGTCAGGGAGTACACCCAGGATATCACTCCTCCAGCCCCGACAACAGCggtggtcctcctcctcctcctcctcctcctcctcttcttcttcttcttcttcaccatcagaaccaacaccagcctCAAAAGACgggagcaagaagaggaaaaccCCCCCATTCTacgccctcttcccccagaccctccccctcggcccacctccctcgggacccttccacatccccctccgCACCCTCCGCAACGAGTTCCTCAAGCTCCaagccctctcccacccagACTTTGCCCACTCCTCCGCGTCCGCCAGTGCCAAATCCGCCGCGACGACCAACTCTGCCATTATCAACACGGCCTACAAAACGCTATCCAACCCTCTCTTGCGCGCGCAGTATCTCTTGCATGAGCTGTACGATGTCGACTTGGCGGGTGATGAGGCGGGGACGCATGCGGAGCCTGACCCGGAGCTGTTGATGACTGTTTTGGAGAGTAGGGAGATCATTGAGGAGGCGGACACGGAgcaggatttggaggagctgagggaggagaatgagaagaggattgaggaggcggagagggggttggaggaggctttcaaggtggaggatgtggaacgggcgaaggaggaggcggtgaggttgaggtacTGGATGAATAttagggaggggatggataattgggagagggggaagggggtggtctTGCAGCATTGAGGGGCGGGTTAGAGATGGGAAAGAGTAAGGGAGGCTCTGCGGTGCAATCAATGGCACTTGCGAGTCTGGTGAAGGtgaaagaaaaggggaaacCTGATGGGAAGGGACATGAGGCTTGTGTGTGTTTGCCAAAGAGCAGCGTATGCGTATATGTAGGAGATTATTTCGCAAAATGTTGGGAAGACGTGCCGCAGGACTGCCATGTTGAAGCAAGAGTTCAAGTTCACGGGGGGTGCGGTCACTTCGAATTTATTTGTGCGGTTAGAGAGTCGGAAAAATCGTACGATCTTGACGTAGGCCGCCAGTGCCAACCAGTAGGTAGGCACATCTGACAGCTGCATCACTTACACGCGCTGATAGAGGTCTGCTGAGGACGTGGCTGATCAGAAACCCTCAAACAGGCTCTCGACATCAAAGTGCATCACTCGACCAACCCATAGCCGAGAGTAATCGTTGATAATTCGTGTACACCAATCTGAATACATGTGCCGTAATGCACCCCAGATATGCATAGATAAGGATGCATGATTCCCCCTTACTACCACCCGCGCTACCACTCTTCCGTTCGTCCTATCATTCATTGCATACTAGCATCAGAGCCGTCTCTCGGTGATCCTCGGTATTCAAGTGACCCAAACCACCGGTATCTTCATCAGATTAGGCAGGGATGAGACGGTCCAATCGGAGGATTTTATCTTGGACCGCATGGGAGGGAGCCAAAAGCTTGGGTACAAGGCGAGTTGCTTCATTCATTCTCAGGTATCTAATTACatacaaaaaaaaattaaataTTGTGTTTTGTCTCGTCATCATAATTATCATCCTCCAATCAACACGCCCTTCAGGGGAGGGCAAGAGCCTCCTGGAGGGCAGCCAGCGCGCCAAAGAGCTCGTTGTCATGATATTTTCTGGTGGTAATCTGCAAGTTGATAGGGGCGTTCTCAAAGTCACCCTTGGCCCACAGTTCCCGGGTGTGCTTGTCTTGCTCGCTCAGAGGAGTGGCGTCCTCGGGAGCGTAGTCCTCGGCACCCTTCTTGAGCGccttgatgggggtggggaagacAACACCGGGGTAGTCGAGGTAGTTCCACAGGGCGGTGTAGTTCCAGTAGAAAGCAGTCTCGTGCTCACAAGCCGGGCCAACAAAAACGGGAGAGATGACCACATCGACATCCTGCGCGTTCCAGTCCGCGACGAACTTCTGGCGGTAGACATCACGGGCAACACGGTACTCGAGCACCTTGGAGACGGGGAGCTCTTCCTCGCTCACGGCGTCCTTCAGGATCCACTCCGTCAGATGGAACATTGGCTCGCCCGTGGCAGCAAGGTGAGCTCTGACGGCGTTGCCACCGTCGGGCCAATAAGCCTTGCGGATGTTGACCATGGCCTCGGCCGCTTGGTAAGGGACGAAGGACTTGACCTCGAACTTGCCAGGGAACTTGGTCTCTAGCTGCTCCTTGGCCCAGGCAAGAGCCCGCTTGACAGGAGGCTGAGGGATGATGGCACCGTCATTCCACATGATGCCGACCTTGAGAGGAGTGGTTTTGGGAGCGGTGGCAGTGCCGGTCCACGGGATAGGGATGAGTGCTGGGTCCTCAACGTGCGGGTTCGAGGCTTTGACGACGGAGCAGAAGAGATCCATATCCCTCAAAGAATGGCCCATGGGGCCAGTAGAGCAGAGCACCGTCAGCTCGGCAGCgaaaccaccaacaaggaAGTCCTTGGTAGGGAGATAGTACGATGTCGACTTGTAGCCATAGATACCGCAGAATCCAGCCGGCCCGCGAATCGAACCGCCAATATCGGTACCGATACCAAGAATGGAGCCGCGAATGGCCAACAGGGCCGCCTCACCACCGGTAGATCCACCAGCCGACAGATCAATGTTgtgagggttgagggtgCGACCAAGAGGAGAGACGGTCTCAAGGTGCATGATGCCCTGGGGCTGGTTGGTCTTGCAGTAAAAGACGGCACCTGCAGCGCGAAGGATGGCCACCATTTGGCAGTCATAGTCATCAATGTGGCGCGTGTCGAGGAAACCAACGGCTGTGTAGTGACCCTTAATGGGCATGTGCTCCTTCAGACTGATAGGAACACCATGAAGAGGACCAACGGTCTTGCCGGTCTTCTCCAGATGCTCGTCAAGGGCCTTCGCCCTCTCGAGGGCCTCGCCTTGGAAGTACTCTACCAAGCAGCCGGTGAGCTGGTGGGCGATGGCAGCACGCTTGGTGAAGGCGGTGGCGACAGCCACGGCGCTGAACTTCTTGGAAGCGATGGCAGCGGCCAAGGCAGTGGCATCGTAGTTTTCGGTAATGTCGATTTCCTCGGCAGTCAGGATACCGCACTCTCTTGGTACGGAGGTGACGTCCCGTGGAGGGTTGTCAATCAGTGACTGGGGTAGGTAGTACTCGTCAGGAATGCTGGCCTCGAGCTCGGAAAGATACTTCTGGCGCAGAGCCTCGTACTCAGGGGTTCCTTGAGGCAAGGGTACCCGCTGAACAACAGGAAGCGGTCTGGAAGACATGTTGATAAATGACAAGGGGTAGATCGTTGAGTAGATAGGGTTGaaagatgatgagatgagtTGAACTGGTGATTGGAAGCCAGGTGCGAACGGGCCTTCGACATTTATCGACCTGGGAACTGCTGTATTACTCTTGGGAAATCTGTCCTCTGGATACCGAACCCGGTGATACCATCGTGATACTTGACACAACACGCGTTGTTGATGAAACTTGGATATCTCGTTCAGTTGGCTTATCGTGAGGGGGTATCAACCAGATAGGCACGGTGGAGAGCTGGGCTGGAGCTGTCCCGATACCAGCTGTCCGAAAGCCAGTCGAGGGGACGATGATGATCCCCTCCCGAGATATGCAAGCACGGCTGATGCTGGTTGGTTCCCTTCCAGTCGGGATCGTGGTGTGTAGTTCACTGCCAAGAGCTACCGGTGGTTTAGTTCCATGATCCTGCTGGAGAAGCCGACATATCTGATAAGAGGGAGATGTCTCGGAATTTAAGTGGAGATCTGGGGAATCCTCACATGCCCTGGATTGTAAGCCACTAAAACGTAGAATGATTGTCAACTTACACATcttcacc is drawn from Podospora pseudocomata strain CBS 415.72m chromosome 1 map unlocalized CBS415.72m_1, whole genome shotgun sequence and contains these coding sequences:
- a CDS encoding uncharacterized protein (EggNog:ENOG503P0SB) — encoded protein: MTTAAPISPSRPWAGGMPLAMYPPNDQEFVLRTQRASARIQEITNGNGKPEVGACISGSPTDGVPTTHKPTVQLGGNTSSALNGTAERSGWYDRPRRLSNNSEASSTVASSAFFDGESFDGRIRTMSMSSSHTSVDSYPIGGPQSPAAQPRWQTPSNTPLIMGAGNAVGPCSQSYPWQKPAPIKQYRKKAQGELFAALPGEVLELMLEELRKLHLGQGRNSCATCWMRDCCSVALSARKCLKYAREALYGHIHIVGHEGPAIKKRTKTTYGSRLILLRRTLRSNAQIAVIVRSLKPPALPQGVGLTEYNDLVASVIMACPSLERLIGYYPTFNHSFQRIFQALSTRPKLKEMSWILEPSPSQQQQRSRPGGPNSHWGPVDLTRQEAQGFLDFNMNWKHLTTLVVHCHLGATLSPPNLLDRTVRCLPALQNLYLSHLPHSAFDDSSLLALPPLKTLSLAHCTGVTTNGLSALATRRNSNSLHTLTLIHLNIESLPAIARLFSYLYCLETFNIVQTIAPAIPPDEFIMLFPYLACRTLKRLHWDIPYLPTQSTPSDTILAKSISAGGFPALRYLCAPNDPEGIFQAVCQPREKVDLPGDRFRGRAHSYGHAHANSTSSRRPSSSQAWQGFGSGHHRNSSTASSQRSGSALGFWGSSNRSRSGSRSGSRSGNTPPPVSPLFPPPDALDMMARDNSDLHQARMAAQARIDQAKKYPRFFIQVFDEGGTMREKYGVGAFVGTVGSKVRYVLTPNEGLGQTDEGGGLVTVEDMIRDDGGEALVLGGGEGDGRSKKKKGAGIGEREEGEKRTREGCTGRWNTYSGMVVDKKDKERWWHQERGRWRQTVPS
- a CDS encoding uncharacterized protein (COG:O; EggNog:ENOG503P44B; BUSCO:EOG09264XM2), translated to MLSSLVSSSRRAASQMCASCQREAKNSLRSRAAFSSLSVTPRERCQTSMSGSTPRISLLQPRQQRWSSSSSSSSSSSSSSSSPSEPTPASKDGSKKRKTPPFYALFPQTLPLGPPPSGPFHIPLRTLRNEFLKLQALSHPDFAHSSASASAKSAATTNSAIINTAYKTLSNPLLRAQYLLHELYDVDLAGDEAGTHAEPDPELLMTVLESREIIEEADTEQDLEELREENEKRIEEAERGLEEAFKVEDVERAKEEAVRLRYWMNIREGMDNWERGKGVVLQH
- a CDS encoding uncharacterized protein (COG:I; COG:J; COG:T; EggNog:ENOG503NTYP) — its product is MSSRPLPVVQRVPLPQGTPEYEALRQKYLSELEASIPDEYYLPQSLIDNPPRDVTSVPRECGILTAEEIDITENYDATALAAAIASKKFSAVAVATAFTKRAAIAHQLTGCLVEYFQGEALERAKALDEHLEKTGKTVGPLHGVPISLKEHMPIKGHYTAVGFLDTRHIDDYDCQMVAILRAAGAVFYCKTNQPQGIMHLETVSPLGRTLNPHNIDLSAGGSTGGEAALLAIRGSILGIGTDIGGSIRGPAGFCGIYGYKSTSYYLPTKDFLVGGFAAELTVLCSTGPMGHSLRDMDLFCSVVKASNPHVEDPALIPIPWTGTATAPKTTPLKVGIMWNDGAIIPQPPVKRALAWAKEQLETKFPGKFEVKSFVPYQAAEAMVNIRKAYWPDGGNAVRAHLAATGEPMFHLTEWILKDAVSEEELPVSKVLEYRVARDVYRQKFVADWNAQDVDVVISPVFVGPACEHETAFYWNYTALWNYLDYPGVVFPTPIKALKKGAEDYAPEDATPLSEQDKHTRELWAKGDFENAPINLQITTRKYHDNELFGALAALQEALALP